The Legionella cincinnatiensis genome includes a region encoding these proteins:
- the mnmA gene encoding tRNA 2-thiouridine(34) synthase MnmA — MKAKVIIGMSGGVDSSVAAWLLQEAGYQVEGLFMKNWEQDDKDGFCPATQDLADAQAVCNQLRIPLHTVNFSKEYWQNVFTYFLSEYEKGRTPNPDVLCNKEIKFKAFLDHALTLGADYIATGHYAKNVINGDAGFLFKAKDRDKDQTYFLHAVDPRALAKTLFPIGDYTKPEIREFAQKLGLVTHAKKDSTGICFIGEKRFKSFLQEFILARPGEIKSTEGKILGKHDGLMFYTIGQRQGLGIGGLQNTTDDPWYVVDKDINTNTLYVAQGSQHPMLYAHGLVCGPIHWLADCKDKLPLTCYAKTRYRQAEQGCMISPEDGNQHYVMFSNPQRAVTPGQYIVFYDKNQCLGGATIEHIIR, encoded by the coding sequence ATGAAAGCTAAAGTTATTATTGGAATGTCTGGAGGAGTTGATTCTTCAGTTGCAGCATGGTTATTACAAGAAGCAGGCTATCAAGTCGAAGGCTTGTTTATGAAAAACTGGGAACAAGATGATAAAGATGGATTTTGTCCCGCAACCCAAGATCTTGCTGATGCTCAAGCGGTATGTAATCAATTGCGAATTCCGCTACATACTGTTAATTTTTCTAAAGAATATTGGCAAAATGTATTTACTTATTTTTTGAGTGAATATGAAAAGGGAAGAACCCCCAATCCTGACGTACTCTGTAATAAAGAAATAAAATTCAAAGCTTTTTTAGACCATGCTTTAACCCTTGGTGCTGATTATATTGCAACCGGACATTATGCTAAAAACGTAATCAATGGAGATGCTGGCTTTTTATTCAAAGCAAAAGATAGAGATAAAGATCAAACTTACTTTCTTCACGCAGTAGATCCTAGAGCTCTGGCAAAAACTTTATTTCCCATTGGTGATTACACAAAACCTGAAATTAGAGAGTTTGCCCAAAAGTTAGGATTAGTCACGCACGCGAAGAAAGATTCAACAGGTATTTGTTTTATTGGTGAAAAACGATTTAAGTCCTTCTTACAAGAGTTCATCTTGGCTCGGCCAGGAGAAATCAAAAGTACCGAAGGAAAGATATTAGGGAAACATGATGGATTAATGTTTTATACTATAGGACAAAGACAAGGATTAGGTATTGGTGGTTTACAAAACACAACAGATGATCCTTGGTATGTTGTCGATAAAGATATAAATACTAATACCTTATATGTAGCTCAAGGAAGTCAACATCCAATGCTTTATGCGCATGGTCTTGTATGTGGCCCGATTCATTGGTTAGCCGATTGTAAGGATAAATTACCACTTACGTGTTATGCAAAAACAAGATATAGGCAAGCAGAGCAAGGATGCATGATTTCTCCTGAAGATGGAAATCAACATTACGTGATGTTTTCAAATCCGCAACGTGCTGTTACTCCAGGACAATATATCGTTTTTTATGATAAAAACCAGTGCCTAGGTGGCGCTACTATTGAACACATTATTAGATAA
- a CDS encoding YceD family protein — protein MLHLQEMVKQGSQNRTIMLSERLPNFITAPCHLHVTYQVEAKEDFYLIYLHVTGELSLQCQRCLDEFNFPYDNSTVVAVCRNDERAEQILEHYECIVSANLQISLEDILVDELHLYAPQFHAEMSDCSSEINQILMGTK, from the coding sequence ATGCTTCACTTACAAGAAATGGTCAAACAAGGCTCGCAAAATAGAACAATAATGCTCAGTGAACGTTTACCGAATTTTATAACTGCTCCGTGCCATTTGCATGTGACTTATCAGGTTGAGGCTAAGGAGGATTTTTACCTCATTTATCTTCACGTTACAGGTGAGTTATCTCTTCAATGTCAGCGTTGCCTAGACGAATTTAATTTTCCATATGATAATAGCACCGTGGTTGCTGTATGTCGTAATGATGAACGTGCAGAACAGATACTTGAACATTATGAATGTATTGTTTCTGCTAATTTACAAATAAGTTTAGAAGATATACTTGTTGACGAATTACATCTTTATGCACCACAATTTCATGCGGAAATGAGTGATTGCAGCAGTGAAATAAATCAAATTTTGATGGGAACAAAGTGA
- the rpmF gene encoding 50S ribosomal protein L32 — MAVQQNKKSRSRRDMRRSHDALTKPTLSVDATTGETHRRHHMTEDGYYRGRKVIDTDTVYEQE; from the coding sequence ATGGCTGTACAGCAAAATAAAAAATCACGCTCACGTCGTGATATGCGTCGTTCACATGATGCATTGACTAAGCCAACACTTTCTGTTGATGCAACTACCGGTGAAACACATCGTCGTCATCATATGACAGAAGATGGTTATTATCGTGGTAGAAAAGTTATTGATACTGATACCGTATACGAACAAGAGTAA
- the plsX gene encoding phosphate acyltransferase PlsX codes for MKNITIAIDAMGGDHGLSVVIPACVRAAKNNPELKLILVGVHDKVHAFLKKYGVSSSDQFSIVHASEVVTMDELPSHALRNKKDSSMRVAINLVKEGMAQACVSAGNTGALMATARFVLKTLPGIDRPAIVSELPTKTGRTWVIDLGANVDSCAEHLFQFAVMGSALVQAVANKPKPKIALLNIGVEEMKGNDQVKRTAHMLAECSVMNYVGYVEGDHFYTGEVDLVVCDGFVGNVALKASEGLAKLFVSLLMESFNKNWYTKLSALIARPALRHLKRRFDPSSYNGASMLGLNGIVVKSHGGANELGFQHAIEQAILEVKNNVIDLVRAQINDFINQGLLL; via the coding sequence TTGAAAAATATCACCATTGCCATTGATGCGATGGGTGGGGATCATGGGTTGAGTGTAGTGATTCCTGCCTGTGTTCGCGCGGCGAAAAATAATCCTGAATTGAAGCTGATACTTGTTGGAGTTCACGATAAGGTCCACGCTTTTTTAAAAAAATATGGTGTATCATCCTCAGATCAATTTTCCATAGTTCATGCCTCAGAAGTAGTAACTATGGATGAATTGCCTTCGCATGCCTTGCGCAATAAAAAAGACTCTTCTATGAGAGTGGCAATTAATTTAGTGAAAGAAGGCATGGCTCAAGCCTGTGTTAGTGCTGGAAATACTGGCGCCTTAATGGCTACAGCACGTTTTGTTCTTAAGACACTCCCAGGCATTGATAGGCCTGCGATTGTTTCTGAATTACCAACAAAAACTGGTAGAACCTGGGTTATTGATCTAGGTGCTAATGTGGATTCTTGTGCAGAGCATTTGTTTCAGTTCGCAGTTATGGGATCTGCATTGGTACAAGCAGTTGCCAATAAACCTAAACCTAAAATCGCCTTATTGAATATTGGCGTAGAAGAAATGAAAGGAAATGATCAAGTCAAACGTACCGCACACATGCTTGCTGAATGTTCAGTAATGAATTATGTGGGCTATGTTGAGGGCGATCATTTTTATACCGGAGAAGTGGATTTAGTAGTTTGTGATGGTTTTGTGGGTAATGTTGCTTTAAAAGCTAGTGAAGGCCTTGCAAAGCTTTTTGTGAGTTTGCTCATGGAATCATTTAATAAAAACTGGTATACCAAGCTTTCCGCATTAATTGCACGCCCGGCATTAAGGCATCTTAAGAGACGGTTCGATCCTTCTAGCTATAATGGAGCGAGTATGCTCGGTTTAAATGGTATTGTAGTTAAAAGTCATGGTGGGGCGAATGAACTTGGGTTTCAACATGCTATAGAGCAAGCAATTCTTGAAGTAAAAAATAATGTGATTGATTTAGTGCGTGCTCAAATAAATGATTTTATAAATCAAGGGTTGCTGTTATGA